In Candidatus Vicinibacter proximus, the following are encoded in one genomic region:
- a CDS encoding M23 family metallopeptidase, giving the protein MKKGIWVFICFCFAFSIDVDTPIECPDINFRIGSPVRQKISMTGSFGEIRNNHFHAGTDIRSSHGSSPDELLATGEGFISKIKIESENYGKSLYIQHPGGFTTMYAHILKFRPDIEARIKMEQYKQQQFEVELNFTPNDFAVNQGDSVAFMGNSGASRGTHLHFELRATGTNEVLDPVDYGLPVDDVIAPVIRRIKVYGFGIDGDLISEKIYTKSRLTSKAMVPGDILALGVDASDQSNNSWNTTGIKSIKLFVDGGLFYHFATDRWSLDDALYVNAHIDYKNKSKALGNFHRCFKIAGNKLGLYKTIQNDGLFYMTDSITHDVKLEVLDAKGNSSEFSFKVQKSNYSLPVKSNTLPDLIKYDQPYTFNFGSARINFCEGAFYDNLECKFDSMTNSSKLAYSPWIGILSKPEPVHKSFEVKIYPTRTIPDHLKSKCYIAAKRGNQIINTGKSKWEGDQMVSSYRQLTFFSIMVDTVPPTITPLSFRNDMTKSRSMSFKLYDNLSTPAKVDNLKYNAYIDGQWVLMEYDKKTHSIRHEFESWLGKGKHELLISASDERGNSKNYHASFIR; this is encoded by the coding sequence ATGAAAAAGGGTATTTGGGTTTTTATTTGTTTTTGTTTTGCGTTCAGCATAGATGTGGATACTCCAATAGAATGTCCAGACATTAATTTTCGAATTGGGTCCCCTGTCCGTCAAAAAATCTCAATGACAGGTAGTTTTGGTGAAATACGCAACAACCATTTTCACGCCGGCACGGACATTAGATCTAGTCATGGTTCTTCCCCCGATGAATTATTAGCAACCGGTGAAGGTTTTATCAGCAAAATTAAAATCGAATCCGAGAATTACGGAAAATCTCTTTACATACAGCATCCTGGTGGATTTACAACCATGTATGCCCATATTTTGAAATTCAGACCGGATATTGAAGCTCGGATTAAAATGGAGCAATACAAACAGCAACAATTTGAGGTTGAACTTAATTTTACGCCTAATGATTTTGCGGTAAACCAAGGGGACTCGGTTGCTTTTATGGGAAATTCTGGTGCCAGTAGAGGCACTCATTTACATTTCGAACTTAGAGCTACCGGCACCAATGAAGTTCTGGATCCGGTGGACTATGGTTTGCCAGTGGATGATGTTATTGCACCAGTAATCAGACGGATTAAAGTGTATGGTTTCGGTATTGATGGAGATCTGATTTCAGAAAAAATTTATACTAAATCCCGACTTACCTCTAAAGCCATGGTTCCTGGGGATATTCTTGCATTAGGTGTAGATGCTTCCGATCAAAGCAACAATTCCTGGAACACCACAGGCATCAAATCCATAAAATTATTTGTGGACGGAGGCCTTTTTTATCACTTCGCAACAGACAGGTGGTCATTGGATGATGCATTATATGTAAATGCGCATATTGATTATAAAAACAAATCAAAAGCCCTTGGCAATTTTCACAGGTGTTTTAAAATTGCAGGAAACAAACTTGGGCTTTATAAGACCATTCAAAATGATGGACTTTTTTATATGACCGACAGTATTACCCATGATGTTAAATTGGAAGTTTTAGACGCCAAAGGAAACTCTTCAGAATTTAGTTTTAAGGTCCAAAAATCTAATTATAGTTTACCTGTTAAATCAAATACTCTTCCAGATTTAATAAAATATGATCAGCCTTACACATTCAATTTTGGGTCAGCAAGAATTAACTTTTGTGAAGGGGCATTTTATGATAATCTCGAATGCAAGTTTGACAGTATGACAAATTCATCAAAGCTTGCTTATAGTCCCTGGATTGGGATTTTATCCAAGCCAGAGCCGGTGCACAAGTCTTTTGAAGTTAAAATTTATCCTACACGCACCATCCCTGATCATCTAAAATCAAAATGCTACATTGCTGCAAAAAGAGGAAATCAAATCATCAATACTGGTAAAAGTAAATGGGAGGGGGATCAAATGGTGAGCAGCTATCGCCAATTAACTTTTTTCTCAATTATGGTGGATACTGTACCCCCAACAATTACCCCGTTATCGTTTCGCAATGATATGACCAAAAGCAGGTCAATGAGTTTTAAATTATATGACAATCTATCGACTCCAGCAAAAGTCGATAATTTGAAATACAATGCATACATTGATGGCCAATGGGTCCTAATGGAATACGATAAAAAAACTCATTCCATTAGACATGAATTCGAAAGTTGG
- a CDS encoding methylmalonyl Co-A mutase-associated GTPase MeaB → MNFKANAESWSEAIMKGNRLALVKAITLMESTRPEDKKMAGEILKFISTPKDKSLRIGVTGAPGVGKSTLIEALGMAEIESGNKPAVLSIDPSSMLTKGSILGDKSRMVALSAHPEAYVRPSSAGIFLGGLASHTYESLLLCEAAGFNRIFIETVGTGQSEISVFSLCDITLLLIQPGSGDDLQAIKKGIMEWADIFVVTKDDGEFTSKASLTFKDVKTGLGFHNSENGFVQKKVMKVSVHNQNSIAVLKNHIEECFNILVANNQMEVLRGKHLAQFFNLEWPRLLQNYLMQDEKTIHFIDELTFNLENSKLDLENAIQKLIRFIFARHF, encoded by the coding sequence TTGAATTTTAAAGCAAACGCAGAATCATGGTCTGAGGCCATTATGAAGGGTAACAGGTTAGCATTGGTAAAGGCAATTACCCTAATGGAATCAACCCGCCCTGAGGACAAAAAAATGGCGGGAGAGATTTTAAAATTCATTTCAACACCCAAAGATAAATCTCTACGCATTGGGGTTACCGGAGCACCTGGTGTCGGTAAAAGTACCTTAATAGAAGCTTTAGGAATGGCTGAAATAGAATCCGGAAATAAACCTGCAGTACTAAGTATTGATCCAAGTTCCATGTTGACTAAAGGGAGTATTTTGGGAGATAAGTCAAGGATGGTGGCTCTGTCAGCACATCCCGAAGCATACGTTAGACCTAGTTCTGCAGGTATTTTTCTCGGTGGGTTGGCAAGTCATACTTATGAATCCTTGCTCTTGTGCGAAGCAGCAGGCTTTAACCGCATTTTTATTGAAACGGTAGGTACTGGTCAATCCGAAATTTCTGTTTTTTCCTTATGTGACATCACCTTGTTACTCATACAACCCGGTTCAGGGGATGATTTACAGGCTATAAAAAAAGGGATCATGGAGTGGGCCGATATTTTTGTGGTAACTAAAGATGATGGAGAATTTACGTCAAAGGCTTCTTTGACTTTTAAAGACGTGAAGACCGGCCTGGGCTTTCATAACTCGGAAAACGGGTTTGTTCAAAAAAAAGTAATGAAAGTATCTGTACATAATCAAAATAGCATAGCAGTATTAAAAAATCATATTGAAGAATGTTTTAATATATTAGTTGCTAATAATCAAATGGAGGTACTTCGTGGAAAGCATCTTGCCCAATTTTTTAACCTGGAGTGGCCAAGATTGCTTCAGAATTATCTAATGCAGGATGAGAAAACAATCCATTTTATTGATGAATTGACTTTTAATTTAGAAAATAGTAAACTTGATCTTGAAAATGCCATCCAAAAGCTAATAAGGTTTATTTTTGCACGGCATTTTTAG
- a CDS encoding IscS subfamily cysteine desulfurase, protein MSLKKVYLDNNATTPCDPRVVEAMLPYFFEHHGNAASRSHPFGWEAEDAVDKARKQVAELIGADEKEIIFTSGATEADNLAIKGVFEMYSRKGNHIITAKTEHKAVLDTCKALEKKGAEITYLDVQEDGLIDLSKLEAAIKPTTILVSIMWANNETGVIQPMKEIGDICAKNGVLLMSDATQAVGKIPVNPRENGIHLMAFTAHKMYGPKGVGALYVSRKEPRVKVTAQMDGGGHERGMRSGTLNVPGIVGFGKAAEIAHAEMAKDAERLSKLRDRLESELKNSLEEVYINGNPAHRMPHVTNMSFKHVEGEGLMMTFNQNIALSSGSACTSASLEPSYVLVALGLGDDLAHSSLRFSLGRFNTDEDIDFAVEAIRNGVNHMRDLSPIWEMYKEGVDLSSVVWSAH, encoded by the coding sequence ATGTCATTGAAGAAAGTATATCTTGATAACAATGCTACCACACCGTGTGATCCAAGAGTTGTTGAGGCGATGCTGCCCTATTTCTTTGAGCATCATGGGAATGCGGCCAGTCGTAGTCATCCCTTTGGATGGGAAGCCGAAGATGCGGTAGATAAAGCCAGAAAGCAGGTTGCGGAGCTTATTGGCGCAGATGAGAAGGAAATTATTTTCACTTCAGGTGCAACAGAAGCCGATAATTTGGCTATCAAGGGCGTATTTGAGATGTACAGCAGAAAAGGGAATCACATCATTACTGCTAAAACGGAGCACAAAGCAGTGTTGGACACGTGTAAAGCCCTTGAGAAAAAAGGTGCAGAAATTACCTATTTGGATGTGCAGGAAGATGGATTAATTGATTTGTCAAAATTGGAGGCAGCCATAAAGCCAACTACCATTTTGGTATCCATCATGTGGGCTAATAATGAAACCGGTGTTATTCAACCGATGAAAGAGATTGGAGACATTTGCGCAAAAAATGGGGTTTTGCTGATGTCAGATGCAACTCAGGCAGTGGGTAAAATCCCGGTTAATCCTAGAGAAAATGGAATACATCTCATGGCCTTTACTGCCCACAAAATGTATGGCCCAAAAGGAGTTGGCGCACTTTATGTAAGCCGTAAAGAACCTCGTGTCAAAGTCACTGCCCAAATGGATGGCGGAGGACATGAAAGAGGCATGAGAAGTGGAACATTGAATGTTCCTGGTATTGTAGGTTTTGGTAAAGCTGCCGAAATAGCACATGCAGAAATGGCAAAAGACGCGGAACGATTAAGCAAGTTGAGAGACAGATTAGAATCAGAACTCAAAAATAGTCTGGAAGAAGTTTATATAAATGGAAATCCAGCCCATAGAATGCCTCATGTGACGAATATGTCATTTAAGCATGTTGAAGGAGAAGGACTGATGATGACATTCAACCAGAACATCGCACTTTCTTCAGGGTCAGCTTGCACTTCCGCTTCGCTTGAACCAAGTTACGTTCTAGTAGCGCTGGGATTGGGAGATGATTTAGCACATTCATCTTTACGTTTCAGCCTTGGACGTTTTAACACTGATGAAGATATTGACTTTGCTGTTGAGGCTATCCGAAATGGGGTAAATCACATGAGGGATTTGTCACCAATATGGGAAATGTATAAAGAGGGAGTTGATTTAAGCTCCGTAGTTTGGTCAGCGCATTAA
- the iscU gene encoding Fe-S cluster assembly scaffold IscU: MAYSEKVLDHFKHPKNVGTLDKNDQTVGTGLVGAPECGDVMRLQIKVNPETQTIEDAKFKTFGCGSAIASSSLATEWLKGKNLEEALRIDNMDIVEELALPPVKIHCSVLAEDAIKSAIKDYQSKNGLV, encoded by the coding sequence ATGGCTTATTCTGAAAAAGTTTTAGATCACTTTAAACATCCAAAAAATGTAGGCACATTGGATAAAAATGACCAAACTGTTGGTACGGGTTTGGTTGGTGCTCCTGAATGCGGGGATGTCATGAGATTACAAATAAAAGTAAATCCTGAAACACAAACTATTGAAGATGCCAAATTCAAAACTTTTGGATGTGGATCTGCAATAGCATCTTCATCTCTTGCAACAGAATGGTTAAAAGGAAAAAACCTTGAAGAAGCTTTGAGAATTGACAATATGGATATTGTCGAAGAGCTTGCATTACCGCCTGTAAAAATCCATTGTTCGGTATTAGCTGAGGATGCAATTAAAAGTGCAATTAAGGATTATCAAAGTAAAAATGGATTAGTTTAA
- a CDS encoding iron-sulfur cluster assembly accessory protein has protein sequence MIYVADSALEKITELRKTENLGADHFIRVSVTSGGCSGLSYNMEFDNEILHNDQIFEDKGVKVVTDLKSFLYLFDSTLEFSGGLDGKGFHFTNPNAARTCGCGESFSV, from the coding sequence ATGATTTATGTCGCTGATTCTGCGCTGGAGAAAATAACAGAACTTAGAAAAACTGAAAATCTTGGTGCAGATCATTTCATAAGAGTATCCGTAACCAGTGGAGGCTGCAGTGGTCTTAGTTACAATATGGAATTTGACAATGAAATACTTCATAACGATCAAATTTTTGAAGACAAGGGTGTGAAGGTGGTTACTGACTTAAAAAGTTTTCTTTATTTGTTTGACTCCACTCTTGAATTCTCAGGTGGATTGGACGGAAAAGGTTTCCACTTTACCAATCCTAATGCTGCGAGAACTTGTGGTTGTGGCGAAAGTTTTTCAGTTTAA
- the ruvB gene encoding Holliday junction branch migration DNA helicase RuvB — MRNPVLDSDPNQLQPEEKKIEKALRPKGLGEFSGQPKVVENLKVFIQAAKQRKEALDHVLLHGPPGLGKTTLSYIIANELESSLKMTSGPVLEKPGDLAGLLTNLQEGDVLFIDEIHRLNTVVEEYLYSAMEDYKIDIMIDSGPSARSVQLSLQPFTLVGATTRLGLLTAPLRSRFSINCHLDYYDNKTLLSILKRSAGILGMQVTEEGLHEISGRSRGTPRIANALLRRLRDFAQIKGDGELNLEIARYGLEALNVDSHGLDDMDNRILSSIIEKFNGGPVGLTTIATAVGEEAGTIEEVHEPFLIMEGFLQRTPRGRVATQKAYTHLRIPYTQQPGSLF; from the coding sequence ATGCGAAATCCTGTTCTCGATTCAGACCCAAATCAACTTCAACCGGAAGAAAAGAAAATTGAAAAGGCCCTTCGGCCTAAGGGCTTAGGAGAATTTTCTGGACAACCAAAGGTAGTTGAAAACCTTAAAGTGTTTATTCAAGCTGCAAAGCAAAGGAAGGAAGCACTTGATCATGTTCTGTTACATGGGCCACCTGGTTTAGGAAAAACTACTCTTTCTTATATCATTGCCAATGAACTGGAATCTTCACTGAAAATGACATCTGGTCCGGTTTTGGAAAAGCCTGGAGATCTGGCAGGACTGTTGACTAATTTGCAAGAAGGGGATGTCTTGTTCATAGATGAAATTCATAGACTAAATACGGTAGTCGAAGAATATCTGTATTCTGCTATGGAAGATTATAAGATTGACATTATGATTGACTCCGGACCCAGTGCACGATCTGTCCAATTAAGCCTTCAGCCTTTTACTTTGGTAGGGGCAACAACACGGCTTGGATTGCTCACTGCGCCATTGCGATCCCGATTCAGTATTAATTGTCATCTGGATTATTACGACAATAAAACACTGCTAAGTATTCTCAAAAGATCTGCCGGAATTTTAGGAATGCAGGTTACAGAAGAAGGATTGCATGAAATTTCAGGCAGAAGTCGTGGTACACCAAGAATTGCAAATGCCTTATTACGAAGACTCAGAGATTTTGCACAAATAAAAGGCGATGGAGAGCTTAACTTGGAGATTGCCCGTTATGGTCTAGAAGCTTTGAACGTGGATTCCCATGGACTCGATGATATGGACAATAGAATTCTAAGTTCAATTATCGAAAAATTTAATGGTGGCCCTGTGGGATTAACAACTATCGCAACTGCAGTAGGGGAAGAAGCTGGAACAATCGAAGAAGTACACGAACCTTTTTTAATTATGGAAGGCTTTTTACAAAGAACACCGAGGGGAAGAGTTGCTACTCAAAAGGCATATACTCATTTAAGAATTCCTTACACCCAACAACCGGGGAGCTTATTTTAA
- the icd gene encoding NADP-dependent isocitrate dehydrogenase, whose amino-acid sequence MDGQKITCQNNILNVPNNPVIPFIEGDGTGPDIWAASVRVFDAAVQKAYQGSRKVEWREVLAGEKAFKMTNSWLPQETLDVIKEYLVAIKGPLTTPVGGGIRSLNVALRQQLDLYACIRPVRWFEGVPSPVKEPGKVDMTIFRENTEDIYAGIEFQFGTEDAIKFKELLAANFPDKYKKVRFPETSGFGIKPVSKEGTERLVRAAIKHTIDQNQKSLTIVHKGNIMKFTEGSFMDWAYELIGREFGGELIDGGPWMKLPNGIIVKDVIADAFLQQILLRPEEYDVIATLNLNGDYISDALAAQVGGIGIAPGANINYITGHSIFEATHGTAPKYAGLDKVNPSSVILSGVMMFEHLAWNEAAKLIVKGLEKAIANKRVTYDFHRLMEGATLLKCSEFGDEIIANM is encoded by the coding sequence ATGGATGGTCAAAAAATAACTTGTCAAAACAATATACTAAATGTTCCCAACAATCCTGTGATCCCATTTATTGAAGGAGACGGAACAGGTCCTGATATTTGGGCTGCATCGGTTCGCGTTTTTGATGCGGCAGTTCAAAAGGCATATCAGGGTTCCAGAAAGGTTGAATGGAGGGAAGTTCTTGCCGGGGAGAAAGCTTTTAAAATGACCAATAGCTGGCTTCCTCAGGAAACCCTGGATGTCATCAAAGAATATCTTGTGGCCATAAAAGGGCCACTTACTACGCCTGTTGGGGGTGGAATCCGATCCTTAAATGTTGCTTTAAGACAGCAATTGGATTTATATGCGTGTATTCGTCCGGTGCGTTGGTTTGAAGGTGTCCCCTCCCCTGTAAAAGAACCAGGCAAAGTCGATATGACTATATTCAGGGAGAATACAGAAGACATTTATGCAGGAATTGAATTTCAATTTGGCACTGAGGATGCAATAAAATTTAAGGAATTACTTGCCGCAAATTTTCCAGATAAGTATAAAAAGGTCAGATTTCCTGAAACTTCAGGGTTTGGCATAAAACCTGTTTCCAAAGAAGGCACAGAAAGATTGGTACGCGCAGCAATTAAACATACCATCGATCAAAATCAAAAAAGTTTAACCATTGTTCACAAAGGAAACATCATGAAGTTTACCGAGGGTAGCTTTATGGATTGGGCATATGAACTTATTGGAAGAGAGTTTGGTGGTGAATTAATTGATGGAGGTCCTTGGATGAAACTTCCAAATGGAATTATTGTAAAAGATGTAATTGCAGATGCATTTCTGCAACAAATATTATTACGTCCTGAGGAATATGATGTAATCGCGACGCTCAATTTGAATGGTGATTATATTTCAGATGCTTTGGCTGCTCAAGTAGGAGGTATTGGCATTGCACCCGGAGCAAATATTAATTACATCACCGGGCATTCTATTTTTGAGGCAACGCACGGGACTGCGCCTAAATATGCCGGATTAGATAAAGTAAATCCTAGTTCAGTAATATTGTCCGGTGTGATGATGTTTGAGCATTTGGCTTGGAACGAAGCTGCAAAGCTGATCGTAAAAGGATTAGAGAAGGCTATTGCCAACAAACGTGTCACTTATGATTTTCATCGATTGATGGAAGGAGCAACACTTTTGAAATGCTCTGAGTTTGGAGATGAAATAATTGCGAACATGTAA
- a CDS encoding 2Fe-2S iron-sulfur cluster binding domain-containing protein — MAKIIFNFEDKSLATKVVEVNALDQSILELTEDHDIHLNHNCGGVCACSTCHIYVQKGEQFLEEISDKEEDFIDRAINPRLESRLACQCIILDEQAIVEVEIPDQKRIIGHEH; from the coding sequence ATGGCAAAAATAATTTTTAATTTTGAAGACAAGAGCCTGGCCACCAAGGTTGTGGAGGTAAATGCTTTGGACCAGTCCATTCTGGAACTGACAGAAGATCATGATATCCATTTAAATCACAATTGTGGTGGTGTATGTGCTTGTTCTACCTGTCATATTTACGTTCAAAAAGGTGAACAATTCCTGGAAGAAATCTCTGATAAAGAAGAAGATTTTATTGACCGTGCGATTAATCCAAGGTTGGAATCAAGGTTAGCATGTCAATGTATCATTTTAGATGAACAGGCCATTGTTGAAGTTGAAATCCCGGATCAGAAAAGGATCATTGGCCATGAACATTAA
- the iscX gene encoding Fe-S cluster assembly protein IscX, producing MSFKDIENMPIYWPDHEDIAMALYDRFGIEYNESKIYRVRFTELIEWVLEIPNFAGKREDCSEAHLEQIQAKWVYEWRDNQKP from the coding sequence ATGTCTTTTAAAGATATTGAAAATATGCCAATCTATTGGCCAGACCATGAGGATATAGCAATGGCTCTTTATGATCGTTTTGGCATAGAATACAATGAAAGTAAAATTTACAGAGTAAGATTTACAGAGTTGATTGAGTGGGTTCTTGAAATCCCAAATTTTGCAGGAAAAAGAGAAGATTGTTCTGAAGCACATTTAGAGCAAATTCAAGCGAAATGGGTATATGAATGGCGAGACAATCAAAAGCCCTAA
- a CDS encoding HAD-IIIA family hydrolase, producing the protein MDYLATLTNIKAIILDIDGVFTDNKILVTEEGHFLRTMNVRDGYSLKRAIQVGLKIGIISGGKSIGTKKRMEVLGITDVHLGIDEKLPVMLKLLEDWNITTSECAYMGDDIPDIDCMRIAGLGACPNDSVAEVINIAQYISPIKGGEGCVRDLVEKILEAKHLW; encoded by the coding sequence ATGGATTATCTAGCAACTTTAACAAACATCAAAGCCATCATACTTGATATTGATGGTGTGTTCACAGATAACAAAATCTTGGTAACAGAGGAAGGGCATTTTTTGCGCACAATGAATGTTAGAGATGGATATTCTTTAAAAAGAGCGATACAAGTCGGCCTTAAAATAGGTATTATTTCCGGCGGCAAATCAATTGGCACAAAAAAAAGAATGGAAGTTTTAGGTATAACCGATGTCCATTTAGGCATAGATGAAAAGCTTCCAGTAATGTTAAAACTCCTTGAGGATTGGAATATCACAACTTCAGAATGCGCCTACATGGGTGATGATATTCCGGATATTGACTGCATGAGGATTGCAGGTTTAGGAGCATGTCCTAATGATTCCGTTGCAGAGGTTATTAACATTGCTCAATACATCTCGCCAATAAAAGGAGGAGAAGGATGCGTGAGGGATTTAGTAGAAAAAATCCTTGAGGCAAAACATTTATGGTAA
- a CDS encoding UbiA family prenyltransferase has product MGAWLNLCRWKNLSIISITQILVFFYLNKLTPGISIEQDSNTNFILLIFCTVLLAAGGFIINDLFDEVSDHYNKTDTKIIGNKISFKSAQVFYILTVLTGNIIALVLSIRLNSLVEYFIYPTIVFLLWVYSYKLKCTPLAGNLFVSIFTSGVILIIPYAFRNEFNLNSTKPFLTYLQENKSILLMCLFTFSINFYREVVKDLEDLAGDKIQGCQTTAIYFGEAKTRIISGIILLTHFLLTILIIQITIPGIILISIPALILFIMPYTSLGWNYKILSLSSKLYMILGLIYFLTNYHV; this is encoded by the coding sequence ATGGGCGCCTGGTTAAATCTCTGTCGTTGGAAAAACCTGTCTATTATCAGCATTACACAAATTTTAGTTTTCTTTTATTTAAATAAACTAACCCCTGGCATTAGTATTGAACAAGATTCAAATACAAATTTCATTTTACTCATTTTCTGTACTGTTCTTCTTGCAGCTGGTGGTTTTATCATTAATGATTTGTTTGATGAAGTATCCGACCACTATAACAAGACAGATACTAAAATCATTGGAAATAAAATTTCTTTTAAATCTGCTCAAGTATTTTATATACTAACTGTTCTGACAGGTAATATTATTGCATTGGTGCTTTCCATTCGTCTTAATTCCTTAGTAGAATATTTTATTTATCCAACAATCGTTTTCTTACTTTGGGTGTATTCGTATAAACTAAAATGCACTCCTTTGGCTGGCAACTTGTTTGTATCTATTTTTACTTCAGGTGTAATCTTAATTATTCCGTATGCCTTCAGAAATGAATTTAATTTAAATTCCACCAAACCATTTCTAACTTATCTGCAAGAAAACAAAAGTATTCTTCTGATGTGTTTATTTACTTTCAGTATAAATTTCTATCGGGAAGTTGTCAAAGATCTAGAAGATTTAGCAGGAGACAAAATACAAGGTTGTCAAACAACCGCTATTTATTTTGGTGAAGCAAAGACCCGAATTATTTCCGGGATCATACTTTTAACTCATTTCCTTTTAACCATTTTAATTATTCAGATAACTATTCCTGGTATTATTCTAATTTCAATTCCAGCATTAATTTTGTTTATTATGCCTTACACCAGCTTAGGTTGGAATTATAAGATTTTAAGTTTAAGTTCTAAATTATATATGATTCTTGGGTTAATTTATTTTTTAACAAACTACCATGTGTAA
- the maf gene encoding septum formation protein Maf: MCNNYINRRKLILASSSPRRKQLLEEAGFWFDVRPIDIDETFPNDMALESVASYIAEKKANAAQNFIQENEILLTADSVVVLGDKIFNKPLDFNDAYRMLAHLSGKTHIVYTGVCLRDQKQELIFTGKSMVSFRELNDSEVRWYINKYKPYDKAGSYAVQEWIGLCKISDIEGSYANIMGLPTDLVYEALRNFDQAINT, from the coding sequence ATGTGTAATAATTATATCAACAGGAGAAAATTAATACTTGCTTCATCTTCTCCAAGGCGAAAACAACTTTTAGAAGAAGCGGGATTTTGGTTTGATGTAAGACCTATTGACATTGACGAAACATTTCCAAATGACATGGCTTTAGAATCCGTTGCTTCTTATATAGCAGAGAAGAAGGCAAATGCGGCGCAAAACTTTATCCAGGAAAATGAAATATTGTTGACGGCTGATTCGGTTGTTGTTCTGGGGGATAAAATATTTAACAAACCTTTAGATTTCAATGATGCCTACCGGATGTTGGCACATTTATCGGGAAAAACCCATATTGTGTACACAGGTGTTTGTTTGAGAGATCAAAAGCAAGAGTTAATTTTTACCGGAAAATCAATGGTTAGTTTTCGTGAACTAAATGATTCCGAAGTACGCTGGTACATAAATAAATACAAACCTTATGATAAAGCGGGATCATATGCTGTTCAAGAATGGATTGGACTTTGTAAAATTTCTGATATCGAGGGCTCCTATGCAAACATTATGGGATTGCCCACTGATTTGGTGTATGAAGCCTTGCGTAATTTTGATCAAGCCATAAATACTTAA
- the prmA gene encoding 50S ribosomal protein L11 methyltransferase: MDKYLGFIVHVPAENQELLIADLYDLGFEAFIEEEHQIQAFIACKDWDEEKALLISNYLSESKIKYQIIEHDPQDWNLVWESNFKDILIQEKLHIRASFHPADKNAEVELLIAPKMAFGTGHHSTTFMILNWMTGQNFHGKSVLDFGCGTGILGIYAKKKGCDHLVMVDIEEQAIENSKENAGLNHVNVDKILLGSTEQIEGMKFDLILANITRNILQETLPALASLLNSEGLMIVSGFLMEDKEFMENLLNFNGLSPMETFKDKDWLAILACRN; encoded by the coding sequence ATGGATAAATATTTGGGTTTTATAGTGCATGTACCGGCCGAAAATCAGGAATTACTAATTGCAGATCTTTATGACCTCGGATTTGAAGCATTTATTGAGGAGGAGCATCAGATTCAGGCATTTATTGCATGTAAAGATTGGGACGAAGAGAAAGCATTGCTGATTTCAAATTATTTATCAGAATCTAAAATTAAATATCAAATTATAGAACATGATCCTCAGGATTGGAACTTAGTCTGGGAGTCTAATTTTAAGGATATTCTAATTCAAGAAAAACTTCATATCCGTGCTAGTTTTCATCCAGCTGACAAGAACGCTGAAGTAGAACTATTGATTGCTCCTAAGATGGCATTTGGAACTGGACATCATTCTACAACTTTTATGATTTTAAATTGGATGACCGGTCAAAATTTTCATGGTAAGTCTGTTTTGGACTTTGGTTGTGGCACCGGAATATTGGGAATTTATGCAAAGAAAAAGGGATGTGACCATCTTGTTATGGTAGATATTGAAGAACAGGCCATTGAAAATTCCAAAGAGAATGCAGGCTTGAATCATGTTAATGTGGACAAAATTCTTTTGGGTTCTACAGAACAAATTGAAGGAATGAAATTTGACTTAATTCTAGCCAATATAACAAGAAATATTTTACAAGAAACCTTACCGGCTCTTGCTTCTTTGTTGAATTCAGAAGGGTTGATGATCGTATCTGGATTTCTCATGGAGGACAAAGAATTTATGGAAAACCTCCTTAACTTTAATGGATTGTCACCCATGGAGACATTTAAAGACAAGGATTGGTTAGCCATTTTGGCTTGCAGAAACTGA